A window from Telopea speciosissima isolate NSW1024214 ecotype Mountain lineage chromosome 8, Tspe_v1, whole genome shotgun sequence encodes these proteins:
- the LOC122672923 gene encoding LOW QUALITY PROTEIN: VIN3-like protein 1 (The sequence of the model RefSeq protein was modified relative to this genomic sequence to represent the inferred CDS: substituted 2 bases at 2 genomic stop codons), producing the protein MSENGRTSNKGSKNQEPRKTSNHSILTNHEAPTSKKHLRKGENPIRLSPATELSPEFEFLGTWVCKNSACRAVLTSEGTFCKRCSCCVCHMFDDNKDPSLWLVCTSESGGRDSCGSSCHIECALLRQKVGFVNLGPMMQLDGSYCCASCGKVSGILGYWKKQLEIAKDARRVDVLCHRISLSYRLLEGTRRFKELHEIVEEAKAKLETKVGSVSGVSTMMGRGIVSRLSIAGDVQKLCSIAIEKADASLNVISSADKHHREDSLPAACRFQFQEVTSQSLIIVLKEPSFASFNNIKGYKLWYCKSREESYTKEPISVFPRAQRKVLISNLQPCTEYTFRIISYTESDDLGHSEAKCFTKSVEVIHKSSTPALAMDLKNENSHIEGSSSSAKGEPMMSSAVGSSGFKVRDLGKVLRLAWAQENGYADGFCSANVDDCCGRNNAVKPEDVEKDQSRNVTPELDLNVVSVPDLNAEVTPPLESSRDDDIGCTSERVVEVEDDVASHGLEKKWXFSNMNCXAVREVSTVESRMELCRKRTSSPNVDTFDCDSALINGSPFRLSSVASQFDETFEYCVKIIRWLECRGHIEHEFQMKFLTWFNLRSTHQERRVVHTFIQTLIDDPSSLAGQLVDSFLDIISSKRPRNGFCSKLWH; encoded by the exons ATGAGTGAAAATGGCAGGACAAGTAACAAAGGATCTAAGAACCAGGAGCCAAGAAAAACTTCTAATCACTCCATATTAACCAACCATGAGGCTCCTACATCTAAGAAGCACctgagaaagggggaaaatcctATTCGACTTTCGCCAGCTACAGAGCTGTCTCCGGAATTTGAGTTTTTAGGCACTTGGGTTTGTAAAAATTCTGCATGTAGAGCTGTCCTAACTTCGGAAGGCACATTTTGCAAGAGGTGTTCGTGCTGCGTCTGTCATATGTTTGATGACAATAAGGACCCTAGTCTTTGGTTGGTCTGCACATCTGAGTCTGGTGGGAGAGACTCCTGTGGGTCATCTTGCCACATTGAGTGTGCACTTCTACGGCAGAAGGTGGGGTTTGTCAATCTTGGGCCAATGATGCAGTTAGATGGAAGTTATTGTTGCGCTTCTTGTGGCAAAGTCTCAGGGATACTTGG ATATTGGAAGAAGCAGTTGGAGATAGCAAAAGATGCTCGGCGTGTAGATGTTCTGTGCCATAGGATATCCTTGAGTTATAGGCTCCTAGAAGGGACTCGCAGGTTTAAAGAACTCCATGAAATTGTAGAAGAAGCTAAAGCAAAGCTAGAAACAAAGGTTGGTTCAGTAAGTGGAGTTTCAACCATGATGGGACGGGGCATTGTTAGCAGGCTGTCAATTGCTGGTGATGTGCAAAAATTATGCTCTATTGCAATTGAGAAAGCAGATGCATCTTTGAATGTTATTTCTAGTGCCGACAAACATCACAGAG AGGATTCACTTCCTGCTGCTTGCAGATTCCAATTTCAAGAAGTGACATCCCAGTCTCTTATAATTGTATTGAAAGAACCATCCTTTGCATCCTTCAATAATATTAAAGGCTACAAGCTTTGGTATTGCAAGAGCAGAGAAGAGTCATACACCAAAGAACCAATTTCTGTCTTTCCGAGAGCTCAGAGAAAAGTTTTGATATCAAACTTGCAGCCCTGTACAGAGTACACATTTCGAATAATCTCATATACAGAGTCCGATGATTTGGGTCACTCTGAGGCAAAGTGCTTTACCAAGAGCGTGGAGGTAATACACAAGAGTTCTACTCCAGCACTTGCTATGGATCTTAAGAATGAGAACTCTCACATTGAAGGAAGTTCTTCTAGTGCCAAGGGGGAGCCAATGATGTCCTCTGCAGTTGGATCATCTGGTTTCAAGGTTCGAGATCTTGGAAAGGTCTTACGTCTTGCTTGGGCACAGGAAAATGGCTACGCTGATGGCTTTTGTAGTGCTAATGTGGATGACTGTTGTGGCAGAAACAATGCGGTAAAACCTGAAGATGTGGAAAAAGACCAATCTCGAAATGTTACCCCTGAACTTGATTTAAATGTCGTTTCGGTGCCTGATCTGAATGCTGAGGTAACTCCACCATTGGAGTCTTCAAGAGATGATGATATTGGATGCACTTCTGAACGGGTTGTTGAGGTTGAGGATGATGTTGCTTCTCATGGGCTGgagaagaagtggtgattctcaAACATGAACTGTTAGGCAGTAAGAGAAGTGTCTACTGTAGAGTCCCGAATGGAATTGTGTAGAAAACGGACATCAAGCCCAAATGTAGATACATTTGATTGTGATAGCGCTCTGATTAATGGATCACCATTCCGACTCTCTAGTGTCGCCAGTCAGTTTGATGAAACCTTTGAGTACTGTGTGAAGATCATTCGATGGCTAGAATGTAGGGGTCACATCGAACATGAATTCCAGATGAAATTCCTGACATGGTTCAACTTGAGATCAACTCATCAAGAGCGAAGAGTGGTACACACCTTTATCCAGACTCTGATTGATGATCCAAGCAGCTTGGCTGGCCAGTTGGTTGACTCCTTTCTAGATATCATATCCAGCAAGAGACCAAGGAATGGTTTTTGTAGTAAGCTTTGGCACTGA